The window AGGCGAGATTAGTCAATGAGGCCCACTGCGATGGGCTGGGGGCATGCATAGGCGAATGCCCCAGGGGCGCGATATCCCTCATACACTTGCCCGTGGACACAGTCGCGGCTTCCACGCCGGAGCAGCTGCCGTGCGCGTGCCCGGGCTCTCTAGCCAGGTCCCTCGGGCCACAGGCGGAGTCCGCTTTGAGGAACTGGCCGGTTCAGCTTGCTCTGGTCCCGGTAAGCGCGCCCTATCTGCACCACGCGGACCTTCTGGTCTGCGCGGACTGCGTGCCTTTCGCTTTCGCCGGTTTCCATTCCACATTTCTGCCGGGCAAGGCACTGGTTGTGGGATGCCCCAAGCTCGACGATGCCGCGGCCTACGGGGCGAAGCTTTCCGCGATCATGGCCAGGAACGACCTTAGATCCATCCATG is drawn from Bacillota bacterium and contains these coding sequences:
- a CDS encoding 4Fe-4S binding protein codes for the protein MTSSQPTKAIIQIDSDKCDGCGICATACAEGAIEIIDGKARLVNEAHCDGLGACIGECPRGAISLIHLPVDTVAASTPEQLPCACPGSLARSLGPQAESALRNWPVQLALVPVSAPYLHHADLLVCADCVPFAFAGFHSTFLPGKALVVGCPKLDDAAAYGAKLSAIMARNDLRSIHVVYMEVPCCSGLVRLVQMAMADAGVRIPLTLTKISAGGRVLESKNFASEVA